In a single window of the Flavobacteriales bacterium genome:
- a CDS encoding sigma-70 family RNA polymerase sigma factor — MLHKLHLISEWTKNTILLRTVHSQNSIENWVSKAAEGDQRAQRHIYNELSGVLYSICLRYMGNEDDAKDVFQEGFVKLLDSLKMFRFDGSFEGWAKRIMVNMALTHLRKRKPMADIEMENSEEITYDQDVLSKMNADHLLQLIRELPDGYREVFSLFAVEGYSHKEIAEMLDISEGNSKLRMNRARKMLQTRVIELMQVA, encoded by the coding sequence TTGCTCCATAAGCTGCATCTGATAAGCGAATGGACGAAAAACACGATCTTGTTACGCACCGTGCATAGTCAGAATAGCATAGAAAATTGGGTTTCGAAAGCTGCCGAAGGCGACCAAAGGGCGCAACGGCACATTTACAACGAGCTTTCTGGGGTGCTCTACTCCATCTGCCTCCGCTATATGGGTAATGAGGATGACGCGAAGGATGTGTTCCAAGAAGGTTTTGTAAAGCTGTTGGACAGTTTGAAGATGTTTCGGTTCGATGGTTCGTTCGAAGGGTGGGCCAAGCGCATCATGGTAAACATGGCGCTGACCCACCTTAGAAAACGCAAGCCGATGGCTGACATCGAAATGGAGAACAGCGAAGAGATCACGTACGATCAGGATGTGCTCTCTAAAATGAATGCGGATCATCTGCTGCAGCTGATACGTGAACTGCCAGACGGTTATCGCGAGGTATTCAGCCTTTTTGCGGTGGAAGGATACAGCCACAAGGAAATTGCCGAGATGCTGGACATCAGCGAAGGCAATTCGAAATTGAGAATGAACCGCGCACGGAAAATGCTTCAAACGCGGGTAATAGAATTAATGCAAGTAGCATGA
- a CDS encoding outer membrane beta-barrel protein, translating to MSKDQHSAQDFDRIFREKLSGHQAAPPADMWEKINANTASNKEQRSLLWIITNDSTIMLLILLLSFFGFAGGDNQNTNAAESAETITETSTIKSQNTETTNDRNTTEEFSEEEGALETTEETRSVTQSDESDTGNDVATQLNHTNITDKRSEPTTVSKQLNASRYSSGNAAADNDHVADAANSNESENSSDTSKKNADSSNESRNELTSAAAPDDSQQSLEPSVSDAQNSGGNNTENQTEEFRMRQIRVIPPNLSTSQNETIRTSWTPDTGLVQMRCVDYIPKHEVFAGAHVNFNLPLIFNQNTYGAFDGKELAYKPTFGIASGVRIGYTYKRQYGFQTGFIFYSRQGQDYDDKLNGHVAKRQVKLQYMQVPIILRYKFKIKKQQKFESPWVINLGTQIGILRSAQITYKGNEYPLGTIVNPEANDKDYFKPIDVSVVLGVEKEIYFTKWLMLSVGMRTSFSGDINAKDHPVMNDGKNYDKSHNFTFGFTLGLNYYLRR from the coding sequence ATGAGCAAGGACCAACATAGCGCTCAGGATTTTGACCGCATCTTCCGCGAGAAGCTGTCGGGTCATCAGGCTGCGCCACCTGCAGACATGTGGGAAAAGATCAACGCGAACACCGCCTCCAATAAGGAGCAAAGAAGTCTGTTGTGGATCATCACCAACGATAGCACAATCATGCTTCTCATCCTTTTACTGTCCTTCTTCGGGTTTGCGGGAGGCGATAATCAGAATACAAACGCGGCCGAGTCTGCCGAAACAATTACAGAAACAAGTACCATAAAATCGCAGAACACAGAAACCACAAATGATAGGAATACAACTGAAGAATTTTCAGAAGAAGAAGGTGCATTAGAAACAACCGAAGAGACCCGTTCGGTCACTCAAAGTGATGAATCCGATACGGGAAATGACGTTGCAACTCAACTGAACCATACCAACATTACAGACAAGCGTTCAGAGCCAACCACGGTTTCCAAGCAGTTGAATGCAAGTCGTTACAGTTCAGGAAATGCAGCCGCAGATAATGATCATGTTGCCGATGCCGCCAATTCAAACGAATCGGAAAACTCTTCTGACACATCCAAGAAAAACGCAGATTCTTCGAATGAAAGTCGCAATGAATTGACCTCCGCGGCTGCCCCAGACGATTCCCAACAATCTCTGGAACCGAGTGTGTCAGATGCACAGAATTCAGGAGGAAACAATACCGAAAACCAGACAGAAGAATTCAGGATGCGCCAAATACGTGTCATTCCTCCTAATCTGAGTACATCTCAAAATGAAACAATCAGAACATCTTGGACTCCAGATACAGGATTAGTTCAAATGAGGTGTGTCGATTACATCCCAAAACACGAGGTGTTTGCAGGCGCACATGTAAATTTCAATCTGCCGCTCATTTTCAACCAGAACACATACGGTGCTTTTGATGGAAAGGAACTCGCCTACAAACCGACATTCGGTATTGCTTCTGGCGTGCGCATCGGCTACACGTACAAGCGACAATACGGCTTCCAAACGGGGTTCATCTTCTATTCGCGACAAGGACAGGATTATGATGATAAACTGAACGGTCATGTGGCAAAGCGCCAAGTGAAATTGCAATACATGCAAGTGCCGATCATTCTCCGCTATAAGTTCAAGATCAAGAAACAGCAGAAGTTCGAATCGCCTTGGGTCATCAATCTGGGAACGCAGATAGGCATTTTGCGCTCGGCACAGATCACTTACAAGGGAAATGAATATCCGCTGGGAACAATTGTCAACCCAGAAGCGAACGATAAGGATTATTTCAAACCGATAGATGTTTCGGTGGTGCTTGGCGTGGAAAAGGAGATCTACTTTACCAAGTGGCTCATGCTAAGTGTGGGCATGCGTACTTCCTTCTCAGGCGATATCAACGCGAAAGACCACCCCGTAATGAACGATGGGAAGAACTACGACAAATCGCACAACTTCACATTTGGGTTTACGCTTGGGCTGAACTACTATTTGAGAAGGTGA
- a CDS encoding ATP-grasp domain-containing protein, translated as MDSVPFTTRVHIWMQRAIRWEFWPWRIVYLPIAVYWFCLAIRARGLVFFSAANPCMRFGGLVAYSKTDVTKLVPSAYLPKTIFVEPTDGLTAVLAKVAVEQMEFPLIIKPDQGERGKGVKILRSEQELQKALGSVKERMLLQVYEDLPMEFGVMYSRKADEPYGIITSIVIKDFPVLEGDGKSTLLELILSNLRTRLSYRIHIRKFADRLNEVLPKGEKLRMVNIGNHMLGTTFYNGNHLITPALESVFDGLAKQIDGFHIGRFDVRTESVEELAKGNFKVIEVNGVNSEPCHIFHPGRSLFLAWRDLFKHWKRIADISMANHKNGVPYASYFEIRREIRRHNREGAQHD; from the coding sequence ATGGATTCCGTTCCATTCACAACCCGCGTGCACATTTGGATGCAACGCGCCATTCGTTGGGAGTTCTGGCCATGGCGCATCGTTTACCTTCCAATTGCAGTCTATTGGTTCTGTTTGGCAATTCGGGCGCGTGGTCTGGTGTTCTTCAGCGCAGCCAATCCGTGCATGCGGTTCGGTGGGCTGGTGGCCTATTCCAAAACCGATGTTACCAAGTTGGTTCCATCGGCCTATTTGCCCAAGACCATTTTTGTGGAGCCAACTGATGGCCTGACCGCGGTACTGGCAAAGGTTGCCGTTGAGCAAATGGAATTCCCACTCATCATCAAACCCGATCAGGGCGAACGTGGCAAAGGAGTCAAGATCCTTCGCTCGGAGCAGGAACTGCAGAAAGCTTTGGGTTCGGTCAAAGAGCGCATGCTGCTGCAGGTGTATGAAGACCTGCCCATGGAATTCGGAGTGATGTATAGCCGCAAGGCCGATGAGCCGTATGGGATCATCACGTCCATCGTTATCAAGGATTTTCCTGTGTTGGAAGGAGATGGAAAAAGCACGCTTTTGGAGTTGATCCTATCGAATCTGCGCACACGCCTCAGTTACAGGATTCACATCCGAAAGTTTGCCGATAGGCTGAATGAAGTGCTTCCGAAAGGCGAAAAACTGCGCATGGTGAACATTGGCAATCACATGCTTGGTACCACGTTTTACAACGGAAATCATCTCATCACACCAGCGTTGGAAAGTGTGTTTGATGGGTTGGCAAAGCAGATAGACGGTTTCCACATCGGTCGTTTTGATGTGCGTACGGAATCGGTGGAAGAACTCGCCAAAGGCAACTTTAAAGTAATCGAGGTGAATGGCGTGAACTCCGAACCGTGTCACATTTTTCATCCTGGCCGTTCGCTTTTCCTTGCTTGGCGCGATCTGTTCAAACATTGGAAACGCATTGCCGACATCAGCATGGCCAATCATAAGAATGGTGTGCCGTATGCGAGCTATTTCGAGATAAGACGCGAGATACGAAGGCATAACCGCGAAGGTGCGCAGCACGATTGA
- a CDS encoding PKD domain-containing protein, which yields MNRTFVIWILLGLLWPWQSVAQTASASMMVEPFVNKVFIAEKGQFHDKLEEQGTVLDAPILFGVENAEFNAYFTENGIHFQYAEYELIPESEREHNEQEPEEREMETIWHAFDLQWVNQHADMEVLSQQEVSEYYNYSGIDGKPNINFVPAFKQVVYHNVFQGVDAIFELPAEGGIKYRFELRPGASVQDVAYRWNGDVSLTLDADGNLELHTPTTLLKDKAPNAQSAASKKEIPIHYKMEGNEIRFDMAVDEAAINEGIIIDPWIYNTSYPDINHAVDIQEDAAGNVVVQGNHTNFQVQKFSPAGVLQWTYVTNSTFLGDIAVDNPGNVYIIGGYPNGKRQKLDPSGVQLWTFAGLVEEWRLAFNYSKTVLTVGGYFLNPGNNNLGRMDLSTGVISDQIVYGLETRCIATDCNGDMYSLHVTFGSTGVAATNTLRKTNANFTPAGSVPSGFLLSESEPSAGYVPNPSYHPYIYQGFNGLVVSGPYVYMTDGATVRRVNKSTLTILNSATVTGGAKLMNSGMAADLCGNIYVGSQTGIVKFDSTLNYVETIATPGAVYDIIMGSSGELLVCGDGFVGSFAITCSPPPPITALANNACDGTGVITIDVAGGLAPYTYEWQPGGQTTNPITGLAAGTYTYTVNDAFCRTFVDSVQIYELPTPTFTAAGVSTNNTNANSVCLGETFQFSDNSVSNDGTIVSWDWDFGDGTTSTDQNPTHDYTAAGTYDVKLVVVSDHGCADSTQFQVNVDPLPAADFTATDVCLGTPTAFTDASTISAGTIAAWGWDFGDGNTSTQQNPSNTYATAGTYTVGLAAVSANGCASAVQHDVDVYVLPQADFTVPTTCVNDPADLIDASTAGDWPITSWQWTAEGQSLSGSSVQHTFSGEGTFPVQLLVQDQFGCVDSVMQQVTISVRPQLQLSVNDDCAGAQFVFTNTSSIQSGSIDSTHWDFGDGNASVTVSPTNVYAQAGVYTVVLYAQSDLGCAADTTFQVEAFPNPVAGLQWQNQCDGTAIPLNETSTVAAPGQLLNSNWTMGDGTVLTDTSLNQYLYATYGDYTIQLDVETQDGCTDSQTFTVSVHAVPVADFSFTNICESDSVHFQDQSNIAQGAIVGWQWTFGNGQSSTASDPAYQSYPADGIYPVQLTVTSDSGCVAVLDDSIEVYSNPIAAFMFDSVCFPGPIQFTDLSDPNGSYGITQWSWVFSNAQSSTQQSPAMMFPSYGAYGATLTVTNSVGCKNAVTLGDALLHPLPVADFTTTLQHCFLVEIPIQDASTVDVLSDDQIVDWSYDLGDGNMITTADGTYQYGSAGFYDLTLTVTTNHGCEDDETKTVEVWPLPSVSFSADPEEGCNPLFVRFSDGTSIPSPYTLSSWRWDVGDGTDTIAVQNPTHLYDATGTAPNDSAVYDVGLVVTSGNGCVDSLTTQDLIVVHPLPEAHFSSVPEKLATIIDPLFKFTDLSTENVTFWNWTFGDGLGAHDQNPEYAYADTGTFVVTLGVATDFGCADTISYIVKVEPYFSFYIPSAFTPNGDGRNDGFFGTGEYLKAYNMKIFDRWGEMIFESNDQNFKWDGTYKGAPAKADQYVYQFNIIDWEGNDHRYTGGFQLLR from the coding sequence ATGAACCGAACCTTCGTCATCTGGATCCTTCTTGGCCTGCTCTGGCCGTGGCAGTCCGTTGCTCAGACGGCCTCGGCCTCCATGATGGTGGAGCCGTTCGTGAACAAGGTTTTCATTGCTGAGAAAGGACAGTTCCACGATAAATTGGAGGAGCAGGGAACGGTGCTGGACGCACCCATCCTTTTCGGAGTGGAGAATGCGGAGTTCAATGCGTATTTCACCGAGAACGGCATCCACTTTCAGTATGCAGAATACGAGCTGATACCCGAATCAGAGCGCGAACACAACGAACAGGAGCCCGAAGAGCGTGAAATGGAGACCATTTGGCATGCGTTCGACCTGCAATGGGTGAATCAACATGCCGACATGGAGGTGCTTTCGCAGCAGGAAGTGTCGGAATACTACAATTATTCGGGTATTGATGGCAAACCGAACATCAACTTCGTCCCTGCCTTTAAGCAGGTGGTGTACCATAATGTTTTTCAGGGCGTGGATGCCATTTTTGAACTGCCCGCGGAAGGCGGAATCAAGTATCGCTTCGAACTCCGGCCCGGTGCTTCGGTTCAGGATGTGGCTTACCGCTGGAATGGGGATGTTTCGCTTACGCTTGATGCAGATGGCAATTTGGAATTGCACACTCCCACCACACTCCTCAAGGATAAGGCTCCGAATGCGCAGAGTGCAGCCAGTAAAAAGGAGATTCCCATTCATTATAAGATGGAAGGCAACGAGATCCGGTTCGATATGGCCGTGGATGAGGCCGCCATCAACGAAGGGATCATCATCGACCCATGGATCTACAACACCAGCTATCCCGATATCAACCACGCGGTTGATATTCAGGAAGATGCGGCCGGGAATGTGGTGGTACAGGGCAATCATACCAACTTTCAGGTGCAGAAATTCAGTCCAGCGGGCGTTCTCCAATGGACATACGTTACCAACTCCACCTTCTTAGGCGACATAGCCGTGGACAATCCCGGGAATGTCTACATCATTGGTGGTTATCCGAATGGGAAGCGACAGAAACTGGATCCTTCAGGCGTGCAACTTTGGACCTTTGCGGGTCTTGTGGAGGAGTGGCGTTTGGCATTCAACTATTCAAAGACCGTTCTGACCGTTGGGGGCTATTTTTTGAATCCGGGCAATAATAATCTCGGTAGAATGGATCTGAGTACGGGGGTCATTTCCGATCAGATCGTCTACGGACTTGAAACACGCTGTATTGCAACAGATTGTAACGGAGACATGTATTCACTGCATGTTACGTTCGGTTCTACGGGAGTGGCCGCAACAAATACATTGCGAAAGACCAACGCCAATTTTACCCCTGCGGGTTCAGTTCCCAGTGGCTTTCTGCTATCAGAATCAGAACCATCGGCCGGATATGTGCCAAACCCATCCTATCATCCGTACATCTACCAAGGATTTAACGGCTTGGTCGTCAGCGGGCCGTATGTGTACATGACAGATGGGGCTACCGTGCGAAGAGTGAATAAAAGCACGCTCACAATTCTTAATAGCGCTACTGTAACGGGTGGTGCCAAACTGATGAACAGCGGCATGGCGGCCGATCTGTGCGGCAACATCTATGTCGGTTCGCAAACGGGCATCGTAAAGTTCGATTCCACGCTCAATTATGTCGAAACAATCGCCACACCTGGTGCAGTCTATGATATTATCATGGGTTCATCGGGCGAGCTGCTGGTATGCGGGGATGGCTTCGTGGGAAGTTTCGCTATCACCTGCTCACCGCCTCCACCGATCACGGCTTTGGCCAACAATGCTTGCGATGGAACCGGGGTGATCACCATTGACGTGGCTGGTGGGCTTGCTCCCTATACGTATGAATGGCAACCGGGCGGGCAAACCACCAACCCGATCACCGGACTTGCAGCTGGAACCTACACTTACACGGTCAACGATGCCTTTTGCCGCACGTTTGTCGATTCGGTGCAGATCTATGAACTGCCAACGCCCACATTTACTGCCGCAGGGGTCAGCACGAATAATACGAACGCAAATTCCGTCTGCTTGGGCGAGACGTTTCAGTTCTCAGACAACTCCGTTTCCAACGATGGTACCATTGTTTCTTGGGATTGGGACTTCGGTGATGGAACGACAAGCACCGATCAGAATCCGACACACGATTACACCGCAGCAGGAACTTATGACGTGAAATTGGTGGTGGTTTCCGACCACGGTTGTGCCGACAGCACCCAATTTCAAGTGAATGTGGATCCATTGCCTGCGGCAGATTTTACCGCAACGGATGTCTGTCTCGGAACACCGACAGCTTTCACCGATGCAAGCACCATCAGCGCAGGAACCATTGCCGCTTGGGGTTGGGATTTCGGGGATGGAAACACGTCAACGCAGCAGAATCCTTCCAATACCTACGCAACGGCTGGTACATATACGGTCGGTCTTGCCGCAGTTTCCGCCAACGGCTGTGCGTCCGCTGTGCAGCATGATGTGGACGTTTACGTACTTCCACAAGCAGACTTCACAGTTCCTACCACGTGTGTCAACGACCCTGCGGATCTGATCGATGCATCCACCGCAGGTGACTGGCCCATCACCTCTTGGCAATGGACCGCAGAAGGGCAGTCGTTGAGCGGCTCATCGGTTCAGCATACCTTTTCAGGTGAAGGAACTTTTCCCGTACAGCTCCTTGTTCAGGATCAATTCGGTTGTGTGGACAGCGTAATGCAGCAAGTGACCATCAGCGTTCGCCCGCAACTTCAATTATCTGTGAACGATGATTGTGCAGGAGCGCAGTTCGTTTTCACAAATACGTCTTCCATTCAATCAGGCAGCATCGATTCCACCCATTGGGATTTTGGCGATGGTAATGCGTCCGTTACCGTTTCTCCGACCAATGTTTATGCGCAGGCTGGGGTCTATACCGTGGTTCTTTATGCGCAAAGCGATCTGGGATGCGCGGCCGATACCACGTTTCAGGTGGAAGCATTCCCGAATCCGGTTGCTGGCCTGCAATGGCAGAACCAATGTGATGGTACGGCCATTCCGTTGAATGAAACTTCGACTGTTGCCGCCCCTGGTCAGCTGCTCAACTCCAATTGGACCATGGGCGATGGCACCGTTCTGACCGATACTTCGCTGAATCAGTATCTCTACGCCACGTATGGCGATTACACCATTCAACTTGATGTGGAAACACAGGACGGATGCACCGATTCGCAGACGTTTACCGTGTCGGTTCATGCGGTTCCGGTGGCCGATTTCAGTTTTACCAATATCTGCGAGAGTGATTCGGTACACTTTCAAGACCAATCCAATATTGCGCAAGGCGCCATTGTCGGGTGGCAATGGACATTCGGAAACGGACAGTCCTCAACGGCAAGCGACCCCGCGTATCAAAGCTATCCAGCTGATGGAATCTATCCTGTGCAACTCACGGTAACGTCCGATAGCGGATGTGTTGCCGTTTTGGATGATTCCATTGAGGTCTATTCGAATCCGATCGCTGCATTCATGTTCGATAGCGTGTGTTTCCCTGGGCCAATTCAGTTCACCGATCTCTCCGACCCGAACGGCTCGTACGGCATTACCCAATGGTCGTGGGTTTTCTCCAACGCGCAGAGCTCAACGCAGCAATCTCCTGCCATGATGTTCCCTTCGTACGGAGCGTATGGTGCCACGCTCACCGTAACCAATTCGGTGGGCTGCAAGAATGCCGTTACATTGGGAGATGCGCTGCTTCATCCGCTTCCTGTGGCTGATTTCACAACCACGCTTCAGCATTGCTTCTTGGTAGAGATCCCTATTCAGGACGCATCAACCGTTGACGTCCTTTCAGATGATCAGATCGTTGATTGGAGCTATGATCTGGGAGATGGAAACATGATCACCACTGCCGATGGTACGTATCAATACGGTTCGGCAGGGTTCTATGATCTTACACTCACGGTTACCACCAATCATGGCTGCGAAGATGACGAGACAAAGACCGTGGAGGTTTGGCCGTTGCCATCTGTAAGTTTTTCAGCCGATCCCGAAGAAGGCTGTAATCCGTTGTTTGTCAGATTTTCCGATGGAACTTCCATTCCATCACCTTACACTTTGAGTTCATGGCGTTGGGATGTCGGTGATGGAACCGATACCATTGCCGTACAAAACCCGACCCATCTCTATGATGCTACAGGAACCGCCCCGAACGACTCGGCAGTTTACGATGTCGGTCTGGTTGTCACCTCGGGGAACGGTTGTGTCGATTCGCTCACAACTCAAGACTTGATTGTGGTGCATCCGCTGCCCGAAGCGCATTTCAGTTCTGTACCAGAGAAGTTGGCAACCATTATCGACCCATTATTCAAATTCACCGACCTCAGTACAGAAAACGTTACGTTCTGGAATTGGACATTCGGTGATGGATTGGGCGCACATGACCAAAACCCCGAATACGCGTATGCTGATACGGGAACCTTTGTGGTGACGCTTGGTGTTGCTACAGATTTCGGATGTGCCGATACCATTTCATACATCGTAAAAGTGGAACCGTACTTCAGTTTTTACATTCCGTCTGCCTTCACCCCAAATGGTGATGGGCGGAATGATGGTTTCTTTGGTACGGGCGAGTATCTGAAAGCATACAACATGAAGATCTTTGACCGTTGGGGCGAGATGATCTTTGAATCGAACGATCAGAACTTTAAATGGGATGGGACCTATAAAGGCGCTCCCGCGAAGGCCGATCAATACGTCTATCAGTTCAATATCATCGATTGGGAAGGCAACGACCACCGTTACACAGGTGGTTTTCAGCTGCTTCGATAG